The Clostridium botulinum BKT015925 genome includes the window TGGATCATGGAATACATCTACATCAAGACCTCTTTTTAAAGTTTCCTTGTATAAATAGTCTAGTATATCTGTTTTATAAGTACCAGGTCCACCTTCTAGTACATATATTCTTTTATAACCGTCTAGTAATGAGTCAATATAAGTTATAATTCCTTTAGGTGTAAAACTTGTAGCAAATAAATGTCTATCATATCCAACAGAAGATACTTCAAGATCTTGAAGTATTTGATCTTTTAATTGTTCTTTTAAAATGTTTAGTTTTGATTTGTCAATTGCATTTGAATTATAAAAACTCCAATCTTCATGCATGTTTTTAGCAGAAGCAAAATATCTATACACACGAGAGAAAGTTGCTGATATTTCTTTACTTATTTTCATTATGTCATTTCTATATGGTGCAAAACCAGTTTCTTTCCAACAATCGCCCATATTTAATACTTCGTCTATTGCTCCTGGGTGTTTAGGGTCTACTATGTGTGGAGCTGTTCCATCTAATAGAGCAATATTTAATTTCTTTATAACAACAGCATCTAAAGAATCACTATCGGAAGAACAATGATGATATTCAATGTTATATCCTTTTTCATTAAAATATTGACCTACTTTTTTCATAAGATAAGATTTACCTGTACCTGGACCACCTTTTATACAAATAATTCTTTTTGCAAATTCTTGAGGCAATATATAATCAAATAAAGAATAAAATCCTCTTGAAGTATTTGCACCTGGGAAAAAATGTTGAAATTTACCTTTCATTAAATCACACTCCTTTTTAATATCTTATATAAGTATATTAATAGATGTGGATAATTTTTACATTAATTTAAAAAAAGATTATATAATTTAATGAAAATTATATAATCTTTCTTATTAACAAAAACTTTTATCAATTGTTATTATAGCATTGAAATTAGGATGAAGTTTTTTTATTTCATAATCTATCTTTTCACATAAATCTTCTCCGTTAGCAGTAATATCAAAGTTAGTTTTTACTACTATATCAAAAATTAAATTTTTATATTCACCTTCACCAACCATTCTAAAATCATGGAATGATATAATATCTGAAAAACTTTTTAATATAGTCTCTACATAGTTTTTAGTAGAATTTATATCTTTATCATTGGTATTTATAGGATCCATATGTATAACTAAAAACATACTATATTTTTCTGATAATTCTTTTTCAGCTTTATCAATAATTTCATGTATTTTAACTATAGATATGTCACAAGGCACTTCTGCATGAAGAGAACCCATAATTCTTCCAGGACCATAATTATGAATTATTATATCATGAACTCCTGATATATTTTTATATGACATTACATCTTTTTCGAGTTGTTTTATAAATTCAGGGTTTGGTGCTTCACCTAAAAGTGGATTTATTGTATCTTTTACAAGTGAAAATCCTGAATATAGTATAAATAAAGACACAAGTATACCTATATAGGCATCTATAGGAAAATCAATCCATTTAGATAATAAAAAAGATAAAGCTACAGTGCTAGAAGTTATAACATCACCTAGTGCATCTAATGCTGAAGCTTGAAGAGCAGAAGAATTAATTTTTATTCCTATATATTTATTAAACTTACATAGCCAAATTTTAGCTAAAATTGATACTAACAGTAATATAAAGGGTAAAGGTTGAAAATATACTTTTTCAGGATTAGTTATTCTACTAAATGATGATTTAGTAAATTGAAATCCTACTAACATTACCATAAAGGCAACTATTAATCCTGACAGATATTCTATTCTTCCGTGACCAAAAGGATGTTCTTTATCTGCTGGTTTTGATGCCATTTTAAATCCAACTATTGTTATAATAGATGATAGTGCATCAGATAAATTATTAAATGCGTCGGCAGTTACAGCTATACTTTTAACAACAACGCCAATAGATAATTTTAGCAAAAACAGAAATATGTTAATAATTACGCCTACTATACCACCTAAGTATCCATAAGTATCACGAACTTTAGGATTATTTATATTTTCATGATCATTTATAAATTTGGATACTAAAAATTTAGATAACATATAATTTCCTCCATATCTAAGATAATTATGTTATATATAATAACATTTTTATTGTTAAAATAAAATTAATATTTTGTATTATAAAAACTATTATTGCCTTAAATTAACAATGTATTACTAAAAAAAATAATTAGGTGTTAATTTAATAAAAACATATAAGTATTTTTATTAAATAGGTAAGTGAATACCTTGTGCAACTAAGTAAAATATGGTAATATAGGTATCAAATTTCACATATTGTTTTAAAATGGGAGGCGGTAAAGTGAAGAGTAAAAAAATAATGTCTTTAGTTTTAGCGGCTGGAATGGTTTTAGGCGGCGGTAGTATTTCAACTATTAAGGCATATGCAGATACTACAAATAATAATAAAATAGTAGTTGCTCAAACAAATCAAAAAGAGTTACAGAAAAAAGCATGTAATTTAATAAAAATTATAGAAAATAATCCAAGTGCAAAGGATATTAAAGAAGCTAGAAAGTTAATACTTCAATTAAATGATAGAGCATTTAGAAATTCATATAAATTTCTTGTAGATTTTTATACTAATAAAAATTTAGATAAAGGGATTTCTCCAATTGATGTAATTGTAAATGCTTGTAAAAATAGTAGAAATGTTGAGTCAGCAGATTCTACTAGCAATTTTAATATGAATTTACAAGGAAATAATCTATCAAATGAAGAAAAAGAAATTTTTGATAGTATACTTCCAATTATAAATTCCATGGATATATCAGCAGATATTAAATTGAACTCTGCTGAAAATAATAAAAAGGTTAAGTTAAGTGGAGTTCTTCATTTTAAAAACTCTTTGGTGAAAATAGATTCTAAAATATGGGTGGATATGGACATTACAAAGTCTGCTCCTGATATAAAGTATATCATAGAAATTCCAGAAGGATTAAAAGCATTTTTACCAACTTCACTTGCAAATAAAAAATATTTTGTATTTGACATGGCGACTTTATTGAAAAATCCCAAGATTGCTAAGGATAATGACTTACTAGATATAAACAAGCAAATTCAATTATCAACAATGTTTCAAGATAAATTTATTAACGAGTTTGAAGATTTTATTAAAATAGCAGATGCAAATTATGATATTGTTACTCCAATAGATAAGGACAAGTTGAAATGTAATTCTTTAAAAAATATAAAAAATGCTTATGAGATTAATTTAAACAATGATAAATTAATGAAAATAGTTAAACTAGGATTACATGATAAAAATATAGCATCTACATTTTGGGATTGTGTTAATAAAATAGCTGAGTTGGAATCTAATGATTCAAAAGAAAAAATTACTGATGAACAAAAAACAGAAGTAGTAAAGGCATTTGAAGATGCGTTAAATAAGTTTAATAAAGCTGTTCAATGTAACATAAAAAGCACAGTAGGCATTGATGAAAAGGGATATAGTTGCTATAGTAAAGTTACTGTTAATATGTCTATAGATGCAAAAGAAATAGCAAAAGTATTTGGAGCAAAAGAGGTTTCAAATACAAATTCTAAATATACATTAACAGTTAATTGTGATTGTAGTATGAGTGATATAAATAATAATGTAAAAGTAGCAGAAAAGCCTGAAATATCTAAAGAAAATTCTGTAGACTTTTCAGAAATTGTAATGGATGACAATCAAATATAAGAAAATAAATAAGATTATAGTAGAAAACCCCAAGAATTTATATAAAAAATTCTTGGGATTTTATTTGCATATTTTGGTATACTTAACGTATAAAGAATTAAGGAGACTTTAATAAAATATATATTAAATTTTTAAAAAGTTAAGTGTGGAGGAGTTTTTATGGAAAAAAAAATAGCGTTTGCAAATAAGCTTTTGGATTTTATATATGAAAGTCCAACAGCTTTTCATGCAGTTAAAAATGTGAAAAATATACTTGTTCTAAATGGATTTAAAGAATTGAAAGAATGTGATAAATGGTGCATTCAAAAAGGTGAAAAATACTATATAACTAAAAATGATTCTGCTATAGTAGCATTTACAGTTGGAGAAGGATTAATTGAAGAAAATGGTTTTAAAATAATAGGGGCTCATACAGATTCACCTAGCTTCAGAATTAAACCAAATCCTGAGATGATTTCAGAAGGAAGTTATATAAAACTTAATACAGAAGTATATGGAGGACCAATTTTAAATACTTGGCTTGATAGACCACTATCTATTGCTGGTAGAGTAACTTTAAAAAGTGAAAATATATTATTTCCTAAAACAAAACTTGTTAATATTAAAAGACCAATAATGATAATACCTAATTTAGCAATACACATGAATAGAAATATAAATCAAGGAATAGAATTAAACAAGCAAGTAGATACTTTACCAATATTAGGGGTTATAAATGAGGAATTTGAAAAAAATAATTATCTATTAAAAATAATAGGGGAAGAGTTAAATATAGATTATAAAGATATTATTGATTTTGATTTATTCTTATATGAATATGAAAAAGGAAGTATTATTGGAGTAGATAGCCAATTTATATCATCTGGAAGATTGGATGATTTAGAAGCGGTACATTCAGGTGTGGAGGCTTTAGTTAATTCTTATAATTCAAGTGCCACTAATGTTTTAGTATGCTTTGACAATGAGGAAGTTGGAAGTTCAACAAAACAAGGAGCAGACTCTGATATGCTTGCTAATACTTTAGAAAGAATAGTTTTATCTTTAAGTGGTAATAGAGAAAACTTTTTAAGAGCTTTATCAAAATCATTTATAATATCATCAGACTCCGCACATGCAGTTCATCCTAATAAAGGTGAAAAATGTGATCCTACTAATAGACCCAAATTAAATAAAGGACCAGCAATTAAAATAGCAGCTAGTCAAAGCTATACATCTGATAGTAATTCAGCTTCAGTATTCAAAGCTTTATGTGAAAAAGCAGAAGTTCCAGTACAAGAATTTGTTAATCGTTCTGACGAGAGAGGCGGCTCTACTATAGGACCAATATCCTCAACTCATTTAAATATACGTTCAGTTGATATAGGTACACCACTTCTAGCAATGCATTCTATAAGAGAATTATGTGGCGTTGATGATCATTACTATGGTATGAAAGTTTTTAAAGAATTTTATAGTTTATAAAAAAATATATTAAGAAAATAAACTGAGTTATAATTTTAACTCGGTTTATTTTTTACATAAATTATTATATTTTAGAATTAATCTATCAAATTCCGTATTTTTCACATAAAGGAATAAGAAAAACTTCGTTTAGTTACGATTTTGTAAACAAATTATGTTCTTTATGAAGTAAGATTTTAGTATAATTAATTTGTCAAATAGTTATAAATAAAAAAATTGTTAGACAAAATATGACTATGTATAAAATAAGAATTAGTGATAAATATGGAGGGAAGGCTTTAATGAAAAAAAGTGGTTTTACAAAAGTAATAATTGCTATAGTTATCTTTGTTGTTGCATTTTTAAGTGGAAGTAGTATTTATAAAGTTATTAGTAATAAAAAAAATGGTGCTGTTAGAGCATTTAACCAAAATCAAGCAATTATACAAAATGTGAATGTACAAAAAGATTCTATAGAAAGAAAAAATCAATTAAGCAAAGATAAGGAAATGATAGAATATAAAGGAACTATAGAGCACGTGTTTTTTCATCCTTTAATATTAGATAATGAATTAGCGTTTAAAGGACCTAAGTGGCAAACAGATGATATGGATGATTGGTTTGTTACTGTACAAGAATTTAAAAGTATTTTAAATTCAATATATGAAAAAGGATATATTTTAGTTGATCCAAATAAACTATACGAGCCATACGAAAAAGATGGTAAAAAATTATTGAGAAAAAAAACTATAAAAGTACCAAAGGGGAAGAAACCATTAATACTATCTATAGATGATTTATCTTATAATGAGGGAATGAGAAAGGCTACAGCACTTAAACTTATTTTAGATGATAAAGGTGAACTTGCAACCTATAGAAAAGATAGAAATAGTAAAGTTCAAATAGGATATAATGAAACAGTCATAATAATAGATGAATTTGTTAAAAATCATCCTGATTTTTCTCTAGACGGTACAAAAGGAGTAATAGCATTAACAGGATATCAAGGAGTTTTTGGATATAGAACAGAGAGAACTTCTCCAAATCGTCAATCAGAAATAAATGAAGCAAAAAAGATTGCTAATAAATTAAAAGAGAATGGATGGAGTTTTGCAAGTCATAGTTATGGACATAATCCACATGATAAAATTTCTTTAGAAAAATTAAAAACAGATGCAGATCATTGGGAAAGTGAAGTTAAAAATGTAGTTGGAGATACGCAAATTTATATATATCCTCATGGTGATAGTATAAAGGAAAGTGGTCCTAAATTTAATTATCTTCATGGAAAGGGATTTAATTTATTCTATTCAGTTGATAGTGCATCTACTGAAATAATATCAAAAAAATTACCTGTAGTTCATGGTGGAAGATTAGCAATAGACGGTGTAAGTATGAGAAATAGAAGACAGAAATTTTTAAAATTCTTTGATGCAAAAGTAATTTTAGATTTAAAATCTAGACCCAATAGACCTTTTAAGTTTGAATAAAGTTTGTGTCTATAATAAGTGTATGATAACATTTTCTTATAGTATTTCTGTAAAGAGGGGGATAAGAAAATGAAAAAAATTATTGATACTAAATTAAAGGATTTTAAGTTAAGATTTGCTGATGAAAAAGATGCCGGATTAATTCTTCAATTTATAAAAGAGTTAGCTTTATATGAAAAAATGTCCAACGAAGTAATAGCTACAGAAGAAATATTGAGAAAATCTTTATTTGAACTTAAGGTAGCCGAAGTTGTAATTGGTGAATACAAGGATAAACCTATAGGATTTATTTTGTTTTTTCATAATTTTTCAACATTCGTAGGTCGTCCAGGACTTTATTTAGAAGACTTATATGTAAAGCCTGAAATGAGAGGTAGAGGATTTGGAAAAATCATGTTATCATTTTTAGCAAAGCTTGCAGTAGAAAGAGAGTGCGGACGTTTTGAATGGGTTTGCCTTGATTGGAATAAGTCATCTATAGATTTTTATAAGAGTATGGGTGCAGTACCAATGGATGAATGGACTATATATAGAGTAAATGGAAATGCACTAAATACTTTAGCGAAAAAATTTTAATAAAGATAATTTAGCAAATATAGAGTTAGCCGTATACCTACATAGGTATACGGCTATTATATTAAAATTTTATAATTATTTAATTTTAGTAATTATACGATTACTAAATTAATTTTTAATAGAATATAAAAAATAACACATCATAATTATATATAAATTATATTGAAAGTCATATACAGGAGAATAAAGCTATGAATGAGATTAGAATAAA containing:
- a CDS encoding PRK06851 family protein is translated as MKGKFQHFFPGANTSRGFYSLFDYILPQEFAKRIICIKGGPGTGKSYLMKKVGQYFNEKGYNIEYHHCSSDSDSLDAVVIKKLNIALLDGTAPHIVDPKHPGAIDEVLNMGDCWKETGFAPYRNDIMKISKEISATFSRVYRYFASAKNMHEDWSFYNSNAIDKSKLNILKEQLKDQILQDLEVSSVGYDRHLFATSFTPKGIITYIDSLLDGYKRIYVLEGGPGTYKTDILDYLYKETLKRGLDVDVFHDPFIPERLEHILIPSLNIAVLTSNEINQKKFVGNQIKMEDCLDTNLIEKYSKEVQQSKDNFYFLLNQGLQILASEKPLHDKLEECYTPNMNFSKNEDKFNEIITKILKYEKEYRSKL
- a CDS encoding cation diffusion facilitator family transporter, yielding MLSKFLVSKFINDHENINNPKVRDTYGYLGGIVGVIINIFLFLLKLSIGVVVKSIAVTADAFNNLSDALSSIITIVGFKMASKPADKEHPFGHGRIEYLSGLIVAFMVMLVGFQFTKSSFSRITNPEKVYFQPLPFILLLVSILAKIWLCKFNKYIGIKINSSALQASALDALGDVITSSTVALSFLLSKWIDFPIDAYIGILVSLFILYSGFSLVKDTINPLLGEAPNPEFIKQLEKDVMSYKNISGVHDIIIHNYGPGRIMGSLHAEVPCDISIVKIHEIIDKAEKELSEKYSMFLVIHMDPINTNDKDINSTKNYVETILKSFSDIISFHDFRMVGEGEYKNLIFDIVVKTNFDITANGEDLCEKIDYEIKKLHPNFNAIITIDKSFC
- a CDS encoding peptidoglycan-binding protein; this translates as MKSKKIMSLVLAAGMVLGGGSISTIKAYADTTNNNKIVVAQTNQKELQKKACNLIKIIENNPSAKDIKEARKLILQLNDRAFRNSYKFLVDFYTNKNLDKGISPIDVIVNACKNSRNVESADSTSNFNMNLQGNNLSNEEKEIFDSILPIINSMDISADIKLNSAENNKKVKLSGVLHFKNSLVKIDSKIWVDMDITKSAPDIKYIIEIPEGLKAFLPTSLANKKYFVFDMATLLKNPKIAKDNDLLDINKQIQLSTMFQDKFINEFEDFIKIADANYDIVTPIDKDKLKCNSLKNIKNAYEINLNNDKLMKIVKLGLHDKNIASTFWDCVNKIAELESNDSKEKITDEQKTEVVKAFEDALNKFNKAVQCNIKSTVGIDEKGYSCYSKVTVNMSIDAKEIAKVFGAKEVSNTNSKYTLTVNCDCSMSDINNNVKVAEKPEISKENSVDFSEIVMDDNQI
- a CDS encoding M18 family aminopeptidase yields the protein MEKKIAFANKLLDFIYESPTAFHAVKNVKNILVLNGFKELKECDKWCIQKGEKYYITKNDSAIVAFTVGEGLIEENGFKIIGAHTDSPSFRIKPNPEMISEGSYIKLNTEVYGGPILNTWLDRPLSIAGRVTLKSENILFPKTKLVNIKRPIMIIPNLAIHMNRNINQGIELNKQVDTLPILGVINEEFEKNNYLLKIIGEELNIDYKDIIDFDLFLYEYEKGSIIGVDSQFISSGRLDDLEAVHSGVEALVNSYNSSATNVLVCFDNEEVGSSTKQGADSDMLANTLERIVLSLSGNRENFLRALSKSFIISSDSAHAVHPNKGEKCDPTNRPKLNKGPAIKIAASQSYTSDSNSASVFKALCEKAEVPVQEFVNRSDERGGSTIGPISSTHLNIRSVDIGTPLLAMHSIRELCGVDDHYYGMKVFKEFYSL
- a CDS encoding polysaccharide deacetylase family protein, whose amino-acid sequence is MKKSGFTKVIIAIVIFVVAFLSGSSIYKVISNKKNGAVRAFNQNQAIIQNVNVQKDSIERKNQLSKDKEMIEYKGTIEHVFFHPLILDNELAFKGPKWQTDDMDDWFVTVQEFKSILNSIYEKGYILVDPNKLYEPYEKDGKKLLRKKTIKVPKGKKPLILSIDDLSYNEGMRKATALKLILDDKGELATYRKDRNSKVQIGYNETVIIIDEFVKNHPDFSLDGTKGVIALTGYQGVFGYRTERTSPNRQSEINEAKKIANKLKENGWSFASHSYGHNPHDKISLEKLKTDADHWESEVKNVVGDTQIYIYPHGDSIKESGPKFNYLHGKGFNLFYSVDSASTEIISKKLPVVHGGRLAIDGVSMRNRRQKFLKFFDAKVILDLKSRPNRPFKFE
- a CDS encoding GNAT family N-acetyltransferase — encoded protein: MKKIIDTKLKDFKLRFADEKDAGLILQFIKELALYEKMSNEVIATEEILRKSLFELKVAEVVIGEYKDKPIGFILFFHNFSTFVGRPGLYLEDLYVKPEMRGRGFGKIMLSFLAKLAVERECGRFEWVCLDWNKSSIDFYKSMGAVPMDEWTIYRVNGNALNTLAKKF